A portion of the Lolium rigidum isolate FL_2022 chromosome 1, APGP_CSIRO_Lrig_0.1, whole genome shotgun sequence genome contains these proteins:
- the LOC124652175 gene encoding uncharacterized protein LOC124652175: protein MRNTSQVMRMLAVPGNTVSAEEKSIREELEEEIERDLEQEIIDQMFRLTRRLQSLYQHKDRRELINGSPSYIYQWPTTNAILSEMNISVRLDGQCRIDITKVEQHADPVQVRSWPDTDPPEKRKGSPMRKRGIRFISASNKTIQLCPGDK from the exons ATGCGCAACACCAGCCAG GTTATGAG GATGCTAGCTGTACCAGGGAACACAGTTTCAGCCGAGGAGAAGAGCATTCGTGAAGAGCTGGAGGAAGAGATAGAGAGGGATCTAGAACAAGAGATCATCGACCAAATGTTTCGACTCACTCGTCGCTTGCAGAGTCTGTATCAGCACAAGGATAGGAGAGAACTTATTAATGGCTCACCCAGTTACATTTACCAGTGGCCTACAACAAATGCAATTCTTTCTGAGATGAACATCAGTGTCAGGTTGGATGGGCAATGCAGAATCGACATAACTAAGGTTGAGCAACATGCTGATCCCGTTCAAGTGAGGTCGTGGCCCGATACTGATCCACCTGAGAAAAGGAAGGGATCTCCGATGAGAAAGCGGGGGATACGGTTTATCTCAGCAAGCAACAAAACCATCCAGTTGTGCCCTGGAGATAAGTAA